One Lentimicrobiaceae bacterium DNA window includes the following coding sequences:
- the hutI gene encoding imidazolonepropionase produces MKIVIKNIKELISVEYKPVTCISGKAMSKLETINNAWLLIDNGKIKDFGKMEDLFPYLPEIRQTTIKEIDASGKMVFPSFCDSHTHLVYAGSREIEYVDKIRGLSYEEIARRGGGILNSARRLHETSEDELFEQAMPRINEIIKLGTGAVEIKSGYGLTVEDEIKMLRVIKKLKEHSPVTIVPTFLGAHAVPAEFKGRQEEYVDLIISEMIPQIAGEDLADYIDVFCDHGFFTVEDTERILMAGMKYGLRPKIHANELGYSGGIQTGVKYNALSVDHLEYTGDAEIDALLGSETMPTVLPGAAFFLNMALTPARKMIEAGLPVAFASDFNPGSSPSGNMQLVLSMACIMYRLTPEEAINATTINTAYAMGLSETHGSIARGKVANLFITKEIPTYAFMPYAYGSNKVETVILNGKIIK; encoded by the coding sequence ATGAAAATAGTAATCAAAAACATCAAAGAATTAATAAGCGTTGAATATAAACCCGTTACATGTATATCAGGCAAGGCAATGTCAAAATTGGAAACCATCAATAATGCATGGCTGCTAATAGACAATGGGAAAATTAAGGATTTCGGCAAAATGGAAGACCTATTTCCTTACCTGCCTGAAATACGGCAAACCACTATTAAAGAAATTGATGCCTCCGGCAAAATGGTTTTTCCTTCATTTTGCGACAGCCATACCCACCTGGTGTATGCTGGGAGCCGCGAAATTGAATACGTAGATAAAATCAGAGGGCTTAGCTATGAGGAAATTGCCCGTCGCGGGGGCGGAATCCTGAATTCGGCAAGGCGGTTGCACGAAACTTCGGAAGATGAACTTTTTGAACAGGCAATGCCCCGGATAAATGAAATTATCAAACTGGGAACTGGTGCAGTAGAAATTAAAAGTGGTTACGGATTGACCGTAGAAGATGAAATTAAAATGCTCAGGGTAATCAAAAAGCTGAAAGAGCATTCGCCGGTAACCATAGTACCTACTTTTTTGGGAGCACATGCCGTACCTGCTGAATTTAAAGGAAGACAGGAGGAATATGTTGACCTGATCATCAGTGAAATGATTCCTCAGATTGCCGGCGAAGATCTGGCAGATTACATTGACGTGTTTTGCGACCACGGTTTTTTCACCGTTGAGGATACGGAAAGAATACTGATGGCTGGTATGAAATATGGTCTCCGCCCGAAAATTCATGCCAACGAACTGGGCTATTCCGGTGGAATTCAAACAGGAGTAAAATACAATGCGCTATCGGTGGATCATCTGGAGTACACTGGTGATGCCGAAATTGATGCCCTGCTCGGTAGCGAAACCATGCCTACGGTATTACCGGGAGCCGCATTTTTCCTTAATATGGCATTGACTCCTGCCCGAAAAATGATAGAAGCTGGTTTGCCAGTGGCTTTTGCAAGTGATTTTAACCCGGGATCATCTCCCAGCGGCAACATGCAACTGGTACTCTCCATGGCTTGTATCATGTATCGTCTTACTCCTGAAGAAGCAATAAATGCCACAACAATAAATACTGCATATGCCATGGGTTTAAGTGAAACGCATGGAAGCATTGCCCGTGGCAAAGTAGCTAACCTATTTATCACCAAGGAAATTCCTACTTATGCTTTTATGCCTTATGCTTATGGCAGCAACAAGGTGGAAACTGTAATTCTTAATGGAAAAATAATTAAATAG
- a CDS encoding aspartate/glutamate racemase family protein, whose product MKTIGLIGGTSWQSTLDYYRIINQFTADTLGGHNSAKIILNSINFAEVEIFMKGSDFNGLANFLIQNAKMVEKAGADMLLLCANTMHLIAKEVQQSIHIPLVHIADATVEELMKANIRSVGLLGTLITMEQQFFSSRIRDKGIEVHIPEETDRKFIHNIIFNELFYGIRNPKSKEQFLSIISKLKGKGAEGIILGCTEIPLLIAQGDVNAPLFDTTKIHCMAAVKLALAS is encoded by the coding sequence ATGAAAACAATAGGACTCATTGGCGGCACAAGCTGGCAATCAACGCTCGATTATTACCGTATTATTAACCAATTTACGGCGGATACGCTCGGCGGACACAACTCAGCAAAAATCATTCTTAATTCTATCAATTTTGCCGAGGTGGAAATTTTTATGAAAGGATCAGATTTTAACGGGCTTGCAAATTTTCTAATCCAAAATGCAAAAATGGTTGAAAAAGCCGGAGCCGACATGCTTTTGCTTTGTGCCAATACTATGCACCTTATTGCCAAAGAAGTACAGCAATCTATTCATATTCCGTTAGTACATATAGCCGATGCCACCGTAGAGGAACTGATGAAGGCAAACATCCGTTCGGTAGGTTTACTGGGAACACTGATTACCATGGAACAACAGTTTTTTTCGTCAAGAATCAGGGACAAAGGCATCGAAGTACACATTCCTGAAGAAACCGACCGAAAATTTATTCATAACATCATTTTTAATGAACTTTTCTATGGCATCCGTAACCCGAAATCGAAAGAACAATTTCTTTCAATAATCAGTAAACTAAAAGGCAAAGGTGCCGAAGGGATTATTCTCGGTTGTACCGAAATTCCACTACTGATTGCGCAGGGAGATGTAAATGCACCTCTGTTCGATACCACAAAAATTCATTGCATGGCTGCAGTGAAATTGGCGTTGGCTTCCTGA
- a CDS encoding C10 family peptidase — MKNKSLLLFICFFLFGITSSYAWKVEQKDAERVAQNFYYEVHNQYYGSISYDNIHFSDVYIQKKDGDAAFYIFSIEPKGFIIVSAEDVLTPILGYSTESNFSMENANFKSFMSTYTEQVAFARSQSLVADEKTQSAWNHLLTTQVANLTAIDGARDVSPLVLMTWDQVYPYNAMCPEDAAGTGGHALTGCVATAMSMIMYYYRYPLQGQGSHSYNNPPYGVLTANYGETFYKWDAMLNSTNGTSGNSILPVAEIMFHNGVAVDMDYGVDGSGAYSTYVPPALINYFKYSSLTQYLNKMSYTPTAWENMIQQSINEKKPLYYSGITSEGEGHAFVLDGYQITTPSNLYHFNWGWSGSDNGYFTLQDVHGFNLSQGMVKNFVPGQDYPYGCGTTTLTSTSGSFEDGSGPLSNYEDNKNCSWLIAPPDSIRYFNLNFTSMDIAAGDTVKIYDGSDANAPLLGAYSGTTLPAIITSTGDKVFVNFITNNNTGSQGFIIEYTPVYPTYCSGITTLTEPTGTINDGSDDKNYNNRSICRWKIQPLNADGITLTFNSFETADEEDFLEVYDLSNNQLLAACTGSELPAPITCASGKLYLIFKTGDYGTAAGFEAQWEIGNVGIADKSIFNNFMVYPNPTKENLNLTFTLPELQSLTVQLVSASGNVVYNQTEDNFSGYYFETIDVKNLSAGIYLLRIISDKGVVNKRVVIN; from the coding sequence ATGAAAAACAAATCATTACTATTATTTATCTGTTTTTTCTTATTCGGAATAACTAGCAGTTACGCATGGAAAGTTGAGCAGAAAGATGCAGAGCGTGTTGCACAAAATTTTTATTATGAAGTTCACAACCAATACTATGGCAGTATCAGTTATGATAATATCCATTTTAGCGATGTGTATATTCAGAAAAAAGATGGAGATGCTGCTTTTTATATATTCAGCATAGAGCCTAAAGGATTCATCATTGTTTCGGCAGAAGATGTGCTGACACCTATTCTTGGATATTCAACTGAAAGTAATTTCAGCATGGAAAATGCCAATTTTAAGAGTTTTATGAGCACTTATACTGAACAGGTTGCTTTTGCTCGTAGCCAATCTCTGGTAGCTGATGAAAAAACACAAAGCGCATGGAATCATTTATTAACCACCCAAGTAGCTAATCTTACTGCCATTGATGGTGCAAGGGATGTGTCTCCGTTAGTACTTATGACATGGGATCAGGTTTACCCGTATAATGCAATGTGCCCGGAAGATGCAGCAGGAACTGGTGGGCATGCCCTAACAGGATGTGTAGCTACCGCAATGTCAATGATAATGTATTATTACCGTTATCCATTGCAGGGACAAGGTTCGCATTCTTACAACAATCCACCTTACGGTGTTCTGACGGCAAATTATGGAGAGACTTTTTACAAGTGGGACGCTATGCTCAACTCGACAAATGGTACCAGTGGAAACAGCATTCTCCCTGTAGCGGAAATAATGTTCCATAATGGAGTGGCAGTGGATATGGATTATGGTGTTGACGGCTCGGGAGCTTACAGTACCTATGTACCCCCAGCATTAATCAATTATTTTAAATACTCTTCTCTTACCCAGTATTTGAATAAAATGAGTTATACCCCAACAGCATGGGAGAACATGATACAGCAAAGTATTAACGAAAAAAAACCTCTTTACTACTCGGGAATAACTTCTGAGGGTGAAGGACATGCTTTTGTTTTAGATGGATACCAGATTACTACACCTTCCAATTTGTACCATTTCAACTGGGGATGGAGCGGATCGGACAACGGATATTTCACGCTTCAGGATGTACATGGCTTTAATTTGTCACAAGGTATGGTAAAAAACTTTGTTCCGGGGCAGGATTATCCTTATGGATGCGGAACCACTACGCTTACCTCTACTTCCGGTTCGTTCGAAGATGGAAGTGGTCCGCTTTCCAACTATGAAGATAATAAAAACTGTTCATGGTTGATTGCTCCCCCCGATTCAATACGGTATTTCAACCTTAATTTTACATCTATGGATATTGCAGCCGGTGATACCGTTAAGATTTACGACGGCTCCGATGCCAATGCACCCTTGTTAGGCGCTTATTCAGGTACTACGTTACCGGCTATCATCACTTCTACCGGCGACAAGGTATTTGTTAATTTTATTACCAATAACAATACAGGAAGTCAAGGATTTATTATTGAGTATACTCCCGTTTATCCTACCTATTGCAGTGGTATCACCACCCTTACGGAGCCAACAGGAACTATTAACGACGGAAGCGACGATAAAAATTATAACAATAGGTCTATTTGCCGATGGAAAATCCAGCCATTAAATGCCGATGGAATAACTTTAACATTTAACAGTTTTGAAACTGCTGACGAAGAGGACTTTCTGGAAGTTTACGATTTAAGTAATAACCAATTACTTGCAGCATGTACTGGCTCTGAATTGCCTGCTCCTATTACTTGTGCAAGTGGTAAATTATACCTTATTTTCAAAACCGGGGATTATGGAACTGCAGCAGGTTTTGAGGCTCAATGGGAAATTGGAAACGTTGGGATAGCTGACAAGAGTATTTTTAACAATTTTATGGTATATCCTAATCCGACAAAAGAAAACCTGAACCTTACTTTCACTCTTCCCGAATTGCAGAGTCTTACTGTACAGTTGGTATCTGCGTCCGGCAATGTAGTTTATAACCAAACTGAGGATAATTTCTCAGGTTATTATTTTGAAACCATAGATGTGAAAAACCTTTCTGCCGGAATATATTTACTCCGTATTATTTCGGACAAGGGTGTTGTAAACAAAAGAGTTGTAATTAACTAA
- a CDS encoding PAS domain-containing sensor histidine kinase, whose product MNDEIKFKEELFNALFASRDFGVLLTNTEGRLYKCNDTAFRMMGYTKEEFVNLANAEITHPNDIKATEDCFNNFLNGNTSNRHIEKRYVRKDGSFFWAELSVNPVYNSNGEIIAFFCLILDITDRKNADERVRLLSHTVKSLSECVSVTDTEDKIIFINEKFLKTYGYTEDELIGKNIAMVRSPNNDPEYIKKILPSTKSGNWHGELINRRKDGTDFPIFISSSAVKNERGEIVALVGVATDITERKKTEKALAESEKKYRNLIESMPDGVYRSTPDGKFIDVNPAMYKMLGYANKEELLAIDIKTQLYFDISDRESAILQEELEEIAVYSLRKKDGSKLWVEDHGWLVMDEQNNIRYHEGILRDVTERRAAEILLKKNAGELRDLNATKDKFFSIIAHDLKSPFNSILGFSDLLINNFSDYDKDEIEKYLHTIESSSKQAFELLENLLVWARSQTGSIHYQPEAIELKNIIHENINLLTNQAERKNIQIFSTITDEAMVNGDRNMINTILRNLLANAIKFTPQQGKIFVSLTKNDEFYEVSIKDNGIGIAEENIQKLFRIDSKFSTLGTEKERGTGLGLILCKEFVEKHGGKIRVESELEKGSTFIFSLKSNPTKPKARLKALSG is encoded by the coding sequence ATGAATGATGAAATAAAGTTTAAGGAAGAATTATTTAATGCTTTGTTTGCATCAAGGGATTTTGGTGTTTTGTTGACAAATACGGAGGGAAGATTATATAAATGCAATGACACTGCATTTAGAATGATGGGATATACTAAGGAAGAATTTGTTAATCTTGCTAATGCGGAAATAACCCATCCCAACGATATAAAAGCAACAGAGGATTGCTTTAATAATTTCCTGAATGGGAACACAAGCAATCGTCATATTGAAAAACGATATGTACGGAAAGATGGCTCATTTTTTTGGGCGGAACTATCTGTTAACCCGGTTTATAATTCAAATGGCGAGATTATAGCTTTTTTTTGCCTCATTTTGGATATCACCGACCGGAAGAATGCTGATGAACGTGTGCGCCTGCTTTCGCATACGGTGAAAAGCCTCTCGGAATGTGTAAGCGTTACCGATACTGAAGATAAGATCATTTTTATTAATGAAAAATTTTTGAAAACTTATGGATATACCGAAGATGAATTGATTGGCAAAAATATTGCAATGGTACGATCGCCAAACAACGATCCTGAATATATTAAAAAAATTCTTCCTTCAACAAAAAGCGGAAACTGGCATGGCGAATTAATTAACCGTCGTAAAGATGGCACTGATTTTCCCATATTTATTTCCTCATCAGCAGTGAAAAATGAACGAGGGGAAATTGTAGCGCTGGTAGGTGTAGCTACCGATATTACCGAACGTAAAAAAACGGAAAAAGCCTTAGCAGAAAGCGAAAAAAAATACCGAAACCTGATTGAATCTATGCCCGACGGAGTATATAGAAGTACTCCTGATGGTAAATTTATAGATGTAAATCCTGCTATGTATAAAATGCTTGGTTATGCCAATAAAGAAGAACTTCTTGCCATAGATATTAAAACACAACTTTATTTTGACATCTCTGACCGTGAAAGTGCAATACTGCAAGAGGAACTGGAAGAAATTGCGGTATATTCTTTACGAAAAAAAGACGGATCCAAATTATGGGTGGAGGATCATGGCTGGTTAGTTATGGATGAACAAAATAATATTCGTTACCATGAAGGAATTTTACGCGATGTTACCGAACGCAGAGCTGCCGAGATTTTACTTAAAAAAAATGCTGGGGAGTTAAGGGATCTCAATGCAACTAAAGACAAATTTTTTTCTATCATAGCTCACGATTTAAAAAGCCCTTTTAATTCCATTTTGGGCTTTTCCGATTTGCTGATCAATAATTTTTCCGATTACGATAAGGATGAAATAGAAAAATATTTGCATACCATTGAAAGTTCTTCCAAACAGGCATTTGAATTGCTCGAAAATCTGCTGGTTTGGGCTCGTTCACAAACGGGAAGCATACATTATCAGCCGGAGGCTATTGAATTAAAAAATATAATTCATGAAAATATCAACTTATTAACCAATCAGGCGGAAAGGAAGAATATTCAAATCTTTTCGACGATTACTGATGAAGCCATGGTGAACGGAGATAGAAACATGATTAATACTATTTTGCGCAACCTTCTGGCAAATGCAATAAAATTTACTCCTCAACAGGGAAAGATCTTTGTATCCCTGACCAAAAACGACGAATTTTATGAAGTTTCTATTAAGGACAATGGAATTGGAATAGCCGAAGAAAATATTCAAAAATTATTCAGAATAGATAGCAAATTTAGTACGTTAGGCACCGAAAAGGAGAGGGGGACAGGCTTAGGACTTATCTTGTGCAAGGAATTTGTCGAAAAACATGGTGGCAAAATCCGGGTTGAAAGTGAATTAGAAAAAGGCAGCACCTTTATTTTTTCGCTAAAAAGCAACCCCACTAAACCTAAAGCGAGACTAAAGGCTCTTAGTGGTTAA